The window TTTCAACCGTAAAGGTATACTCATCAAAAAGATTACCCTTCTTTTCCTGAGCTGACAAAGCTGTTTCAACTTCATGAATATACTTATATTCAATCTTATCTTTCTCATAATCTAATTTTTTCACATTGTAATACTGATCACAATATTTCTTCAGTAAGACAACGGCTATATCCTGCCATAATTGAACCTGTTCGAATGATTTAAGTTCAAGTTCTTCCTCTGGAATATATAGGATATACCAGTCAGTTCTCGCCAACAAGGCAGGAAGAATATTCTTATCAATATTCAAATTATAATAACAGCGTTCATTCTTGTATTTCTGTAATTCAAAATAGATCTCTTCAACATCCATAAAAGCAAGATGTACACTCTTTAATTCTCCTTCGTTAAATGTTGCCACTGCAGTGGAACGGGCCATCCTGCTTTGCAGGGCTTCTATCTTCGGGTACCAGTCAACGAGAACCGGATGTTCAAGCATGTAGTCATCAGGCTCTCCCAGCGTTGGCCGTTCACCCTGTTTCTTGAAATTAACTCCCTCTTTAAGCTGAGGATATTTAAGTTTGGTTTTCCCCAGATTAGAAATAGCCGGTATCGCAATCTCTTCGTATTCATCTGCTCCTTTAACCCCTTCATCCTCCAGATATTCTCTGAATTGACGCATATAATCCGCCTTGACGCCAAACACATGAAGCGTCTCAACTATGCCGATGTTCTTGGGAATGTTAACACTCTTCAAATATTTGCTTCGTTTCAGGCTCATATCGTATCCCTTCAAGCGCACACCTCTTCCAAACAACTGAATAATTTCAGACCCTTCCGTTTTACCCACATTCATAAGACCCATTGTGCTTACGCGCCAGCTGTTCCAGCCTTCCGTGAATTTCTTTGATCCTATCAGGATTTTTACCGGAGAACTCTTTTCAGAGAGCCGATGGAAAAGCGAATCAGAAAAATCTTTGCTTGAAGCAATGAGACCATTCTGTTCACAAAGGTTTATCAGATCACGGTCATCTCCGACATTGATAACGCCGAAATGCTCATTGTCTCCAAGTCTCAGGCCTATCTCTCCCTGCGCTCCTTTCAGATTGTCTAAATGCATATGTGCCTCAACAGTAGTACAATTAAAGACCTGTTTCCTGATATCAGTGTATAAGTCATTCGCTTCCATTCTCTTGGAGATTAAATATATGAATTTTCCGGCAAAAAGGTCATTTCCTCTGGTGTCATTCAGCTGAGATGTCCCACTGAGTAATCTCTCAATATATTCAATTGATTCCTGCGTATTCCTTAAAAAACTGTCCAGAAACAGAAGGATGTCTACCACATCGGAAACCTTGCTGCCCTGTTCAGTGCGAACTGCGTTTACCCTGCTGCCGACAAAAATCCAGAGCGGCTCTTCCAGTAAAAACGGAGAAAATGCCCTTTCGTTTTCATGAAACAATAAAAGCTGCTGGTAGAAACTCAAGAGACATGCAGTTAAGTAAAGCTGTTTCTGCTCTTCATGACGATTTTCTGCAAGATTTAATATTGAATACTCTTTTCCGTATCCGTCCCGGTAGAAATATTTATACGAATAGTCAAACAGGATGCACTTTGCATACTGCTGAAGCATCTCTTTTTTACCGGATGCCTTCATGGCCTGACCGAATGTCGCCGAATACTCAAAGGAAAAGCCATCCTCACACAGGCGATTGCGTTTATCCATCCACTCTATCCCGCCGGCACCTCGATGGCCTTCATCAACAAGCACCAGATTTTTCCCCTCAAAACAATCCACGCTGACTGTCTTCTCTTTTGACTCTTCCTTTAATTTATGGATATCAATAATCTCAATTTCGTTACTAATAAACAGCCCCAAAGCGTCTTTTTTGAAAAGATCAGCCGTGAAACCTGATAACAGAAATTCTTTTCAATGCTGTTCTGAAAGCCCCTCGTTGGGAGTTAAAAGGATTGTCCTGTTTACCTTTTTCTTTAAACCATATCTCTTTTGATAATGCTGATACTGAAGTATGTTTATGTGCATGATCAATGTTTTACCTGATCCCGTCGCCTGCCAGAAGGCTATCTTGTTGAGCTCTTCAATTGCGTATGGCATAACCTGTTCACCTGGTTCTCTGTCTGTATTAAACTGCGTGACAAAATCATTCAGCTCCGTGAGCAGGTTTTGCGGATTTCGAAAGTATCTGTCCAGATAAATCTCGCAGAAAAGGAGCGCCATATACTGAAAATACTTCCAGCGAAATCCTTCACGTTTCGAGCAAATACGCAGGGTGTGGCTAACGATATTCTGATCAAACTGTAGAAGGAGATCGTCAGGCAGGGCTTTACGTTCAAAGAGTTGGTTGGTCAGGTGTGTGTGAAAGTGGGAGACATTATTCTCATCGACACCCTCCAGATGCTGTGCTTTCATGCCATCGCACAAATTATCCAGTGACTCTACCTCAAAGAGAAAAAGGATATATTGGAAAAGCACGAGGGACTTTCCAAACTTGAAATCTGCCTGTCTCCGTCTGTTTTGTTGTCTTTTAGCCATAGTATTTATATAATTGATTGTATATCACTATATTTATAAGCCATATCCGCTTAGGTTACATATAGTTATAATTTTTGTCTCACTAAATATACACAAACATGTTTGCGTCTCATTAGCAGTCTTAAATGAGACACA is drawn from Candidatus Scalindua sp. and contains these coding sequences:
- a CDS encoding DEAD/DEAH box helicase family protein; the protein is MAKRQQNRRRQADFKFGKSLVLFQYILFLFEVESLDNLCDGMKAQHLEGVDENNVSHFHTHLTNQLFERKALPDDLLLQFDQNIVSHTLRICSKREGFRWKYFQYMALLFCEIYLDRYFRNPQNLLTELNDFVTQFNTDREPGEQVMPYAIEELNKIAFWQATGSGKTLIMHINILQYQHYQKRYGLKKKVNRTILLTPNEGLSEQH